From a single Hippopotamus amphibius kiboko isolate mHipAmp2 chromosome X, mHipAmp2.hap2, whole genome shotgun sequence genomic region:
- the CLDN34 gene encoding claudin-34, producing the protein MPLLIGSANRQVVGFAVATIGWILDTTAMGLVEWRVWYMDNTSLSSFDVACVGMWRLCVFHHTSNNSRASTCHHYRYHETYLPLDIHVLQNLLLLASILGLWGKASIIFVLRNVYMGILQKNATCNPFVTSGILNIAAGICISIAVFWNYHSVMNEEGIVFPPSFNIPFKPDTQRIGSAVLVACLAGFMMLLSGLFFLSYKFPLDSQVHPEVSEM; encoded by the coding sequence ATGCCGTTGCTCATCGGTAGTGCCAATCGCCAAGTAGTAGGTTTTGCAGTAGCCACCATCGGATGGATTCTTGATACCACTGCTATGGGCCTGGTAGAGTGGCGAGTTTGGTATATGGACAACACCTCACTCTCCTCATTTGATGTAGCCTGTGTGGGAATGTGGAGACTTTGCGTTTTCCATCACACCAGCAACAACAGCAGAGCCAGCACATGTCACCATTACAGATACCATGAAACTTACCTACCTCTGGATATCCATGTTTTGCAAAACCTCCTGCTGCTTGCCAGTATTCTAGGGCTCTGGGGCAAAGCCTCCATTATCTTTGTGCTTAGAAATGTGTACATGGGAATTCTTCAGAAGAATGCCACCTGCAATCCATTTGTCACTTCAGGCATTCTCAACATAGCTGCTGGTATCTGTATCTCAATTGCTGTCTTCTGGAATTACCACTCTGTGATGAATGAAGAGGGTATTGTCTTCCCACCATCTTTCAATATACCCTTCAAGCCAGACACTCAGAGAATTGGCAGTGCTGTTCTAGTGGCGTGTCTGGCTGGCTTCATGATGTTGTTAAGTGGGTTATTTTTCCTCTCTTACAAATTTCCCCTGGATAGCCAAGTGCATCCTGAAGTTTCAGAAATGTAA